From the Salmo trutta unplaced genomic scaffold, fSalTru1.1, whole genome shotgun sequence genome, the window aggggtcagggttagggtcagggttaggggtctgggttaggggtcagggtctGTGTTAGGGGTCAGGTTTAGGGTCTGGGCTAGAggtctgggttaggggttagggtctgggttaggggttagggtctggGCTAGAggtctgggttaggggttagggtcagggttagggtcagggttaggggtctgggttaggggtcagggtctGTGTTAGGGGTCAGGTTTAGGGTCTGGGCTAGAGGtctgggttaggggttggggtcaggTTTACGGtctgggttaggggtcagggttagggtctgGGTTAGGGGTCGGGGTCAGGTTTAGGGTCAGGTTTAGGGtctgggttaggggtcaggggtcagggttagggtctgGGTTTAGGGTCTGGGTTAGGGtctgggttaggggtcagggttagggtctgGATTAGGGGTCAGGGATCTTACCCTCAGCGTCCAGCAGTCTGTCTATGCCCAGGGTTTGCTCAGCCTTGCTGAAGGCGTGATCCAATCTCTCCATGGCACTCTTCTGCTTCTCCACAATGCTCCAATCAAACAGCTCGGGCCTGCAGGGGGCGGGAACAGAATGAGCCAATCAGATTCATCCTCTAAACATCCTCTAGCCAATCAGACCACTCTGTTCCAGACTAAATGCCAAGAGGTAAAGGAGTAGAAGAGCTGATTGGATGATGACTGAGCGGATTAGAGCTTTTCTTATTGAATCTTGTTCTGAGGGAAGCTCTGCCTCGAGGGCAGACACAAATTTGCAATCTTGCCCTGAGCCAGATAAAATAAGGAAAACCCACTGAGGAATTTGAGGGCTAACATCTGACCTGCGACCTGTGGATGAGTGTTATGGATGAATGTCTCTGACCTGACTTGACTGATTAAGATTTAAAATAGTGaaaagtaacaaaatgttgattttCTCTATCAGGAAAGGATGGGGTGTCCACTACCAAGTATTCTGATGAGTTTAACAATGATTCTGTATCTCTCCCTGTGAAATGCTTCCTGAGGCCCGTTGCCTTGAGAGCAGTTAGTGAAATTCTGCGGGTCTATAAAGGAACCAGAAAACAGACGTTACGAGAGCTCccaattcaattcaaatcaaatgttatttgtcacgtgcgctgaatacaacaggtgtagtagaccttacagtgaaatgctgaatacaacaggtgtagtagaccttacagtgaaatgctgaatacaacaggtgtagtagaccttacagtgaaatgctgaatacaacaggtgtagtagaccttacagtgaaatgctgaatacaacaggtgtagtagaccttacagtgaaatgctgaatacaacaggtgtagtagaccttacagtgaaatgcttactgacaggcTCTTGGCAATaaacaggaggtaccggtacagagccaaagtgcaggggcaccggttagtcgaggtaattgaggttatatgtacagtgggggaaaaaagtatttgatcccctgctgattttgtacgtttgcccacttacaaagaaatgatcagtctataattttaatagtaggtttatttgaacagtgagagacagaataacaacaaaaaaatcaagaaaaatgcatgtcaaaaatgttataaaatgatttgcattttaatgagggaaataagtatttgacccctctgcaaaacatgacttagtacttggtggcaaaacccttgttggcaatcacagaggtcagacgtttcttgtagttggccaccaggtttgcacacatctcaggagggattttgtcccactcctctttgcagatcttctccaagtcattaaggtttcgaggctgacgtttggcaactcgaaccttcagctccctccacagattttctatgggattaaggtctggagactggctaggccactccaggaccttaatgtgcttcttcttgagccactcctttgttgccttggccgtgtgttttgggtcattgtcatgctggaatacccatccacgacccattttcaatgccctggctgagggaaggaggttctcacccaagatttgatggtacatggccccatccatcgtccctttgatgcagtgaagttgtcctgtccccttagcagaaaaacactcccaaagcataatgtttccacctccatgtttgacagtggagatggtgttcttggggtcataggcagcattcctcctcctccaaacacggcgagttgaggggatgccaaagagctccattttggtctcatctgaccacaacactttcaccagttgtcctctgagtcattcagatgttcattggcaaacttcagacgggcatgtatatgtgttcttcagcagggggaccttgcgggcgctgcaggatttcagtccttcacggcgtagtgtgttaccaattgttttcttggtgactatggtcccagctgccttgagatcattgacaagatcctcccgtgtagttctgggctgattcctcaccgttctcatgatcattgcaactccacgaggtgagatcttgcatggagccccagccgagggagattgacagttcttttgtgtttcttccatttgcgaataatcgcaccaaatgttgtcaccttctcaccaagctgcttggcgatggtcttgtagcccattccagccttgtgtaggtctacaatcttgtccctgacatccttggagagctctttggtcttggccatggtggagagtttggaatctgattgattgattgcttctgtggacaggtgtctttttttacaggtaacaagctgcggttaggagcactccctttaagagtgtgctcctaatcttagctcgttacctgtataaaagacacctgggagccagaaatctttctgattgagagggggtcaaatacttatttccctcattaaaatgcaaatcattcataacatttttgacatgcgtttttttggattattttgttgttattctgtctcccactgttcaaataaacctaccattaaaattctagactgatcctttctttgtcagtgagcaaacgtacaaaatcagcaggggatcaaatacttttttcccccactgtacatgtaggtagagttaaagtgacagtgcatagataataaacagagagtagcagcagcgcaaaagagagggtggggggacgacaatgcaaatagtctgggtggccatttgattaactctttaggagtcttatgtcttgggtgtagaagctgttaagaagcgttttggacctagacttaagTAAGGCCCAATGAAGTAAGGCCTGGACATTAGTTTGTTTTTGCCCTACGttttaaccacacacacacctgcatacacacacaacccacccaTCTATACTGATGGATATGTGTTAGTGGTGGTAATACAGCGGGTGATGTATTATGTGTGGACTTGTTATTGGGTTTGAGTTGGTTCTTCACGGGTGAGAAACGATGCACCTTAAAAGACACGCAAATAACAGTTTCTGAAGTGTACAGCCACGAATTCTGATGGGAATTGTACTGAAAAACAATGTGACCTTGAACAGAGGATGTTTTGAACGTTTGAAATATTTAGTCTGAGTAAAGGTGAAGAAAGGGAAAGAGCTGCCGATCAGCTAGCAGGTCATCTACCCACACGAACCAAAGCAGCGTTCTTCACCTTCTTTTATTTCCTGTAACCTTTAACCTCTGTGTTAACCTCTGTCCTGACCTTCTGGTGAGGCCGGATCACCCTCACTAAAAAGGCCAGAGGCATGGGGTGAAAGGTGAATGTAATAAGTAATGCAGATATTTCTGACAGTGTAttgctgttttgttttgttttagtttCTCTCCCTGAGGGTTAGCCATCTaactccctgaccctgtacctccCTGACCCTCTACCTCCCTGACCCTCTACCTCCCTGACCCTCTACCTCCCTGACCCTCTACCCCCCTGACCCTCTACCTCCCTGACCCTCTACCTCCCTGACCCTCTACCTCCCTGACCCTCTACCTCCCTGACCCTCTACCCCCCTGACCCTCTACCCCCCTGACCCTCTACCTCCCTGACCCTCTACCCCCCGACCCTCTACCTCCCTGACCCTCTacctccctgaccctgtacctccCTGACCCTGTAACTCCCTGACCCTCTACCTCCCTGATCCTCGacctccctgaccctgtacctccCTGACCCTCTACCTCCCTGATCCTCGACCTCCCTGACCCTCTACCTCCCTGATCCTCGACCTCCCTGACCTCCCTGATCCTCGACCTCCCTGACCCTCTACCTCCCTGACCCTCTACCTCCCTGACCCTCTACCTCCCTGACCCTCTacctccctgaccctgtacctccCTGACCCTCTACCTCCCTGATCCTCTACCTCCCTGACCCTCGACCTCCTGACCCTCTACCTCCCTGACCCTGTAACTCCCTGACCCTCTACCTCCCTGACCCTCTACCTCCCTGACCCTCTacctccctgaccctgtacctccctgaccctgtacctccctgaccctgtacccccTTGACCCTGTACCCCCTTGACCCTCTACCCCCTTGACCCTTTACCTCTGCATTGAGATCACCAATGTGATGGGGATGTAAAAGTCTACTTGCAAAAGTGTTTGTTATTTGTTTTAGACTTTTGTATTAAGACTATTGGAAAAAGGAATAATTAGTCATACAGTGAATAATTTGTCTTAAATTCCTGTATCCTAAACTGTTGTGGTCTGTCTCCTCTCCAGGTTATGGTGATAGTGACCCCGGATGGTATCTAGATGCATGGAAGGAATCATTTGACCCAGATCAATGTGAGCCTCACCCCCTCTAACCAGTTGAAGTAATGACGTCCACTACGGCCTTGTCCCCCACTACTTCTACCTGAGACCTGAGGCCGAGCCAGCAACTTGTTTACGTGGAAGCTATTGACTGCCTTTCTCTCAGGAGTGCAGCATGAGTCCTGAGACCGAGCACGTGAAGTGAGCATGGAGACATCTTGTCTGCTGATAAAAAATGGACGAGACAAAATGAACAAGACAAAATGGACGAGACAAAACGGACGAGGCAAAACGGACGAGGCAAAACGGACGAGGCAAAACGTACGAGACAAAACGGACGAGACAAAACGGACGAGACAAAACGGACGAGAcaaaatggacaagacaaaatggACGAGACAAAACGGACAGTGAAGGATGGTCAGGTGAGAGACTCGTCTGGTTGGGAAATTAGACTATCCCCCAGATATTGACTTTGGGACATCACCAGGGACCACCCACTGTGACAGACATGAGTTACATGTGTGTCGCTGTGAGTAGAAACTGTAAAGCCCTCTGAAGATGAAAATGAAGAGATGGCAGAAAAATGAgtgttggggggggggacaaCCTTGCCCATAATTGATTTGGGATTGGCAATATTGTTTATTTTCACACTGGAAAACAGATGTAGTAATGTTGCcttgaaataaatacattgagATACTGATTTGTCATTGGTATACCCCAGGACGGTGCATGGCAAAGACAAACAGGGGACTGTTAGGCTACTGTTAAAAGCGAATGGTATGAATGTAAGATGAATCAGGTTTATGTTCATGTTAGcaggatatatactgtatatttctctctccctgtatgtCCTGGCAGTGTCTGTTTGTGCTAAGTTGAAGGTTCAAATGGTAAATTAAAATGGTAGACTCAACGTTCATATCTGTTGATAATACTGATGTCAGTCTGCTGAAGGTACAAGGACAGCGAGTGTTGAAGTTTAATCGTGTGAAAAACGGTGTTTATAGAACATTGGTGGTGTGAAAATGTATGAGAAGAAACGTGTAGCTGAATACAGCTGAGAAATGTTTCCAATTCCAAGGACAAAGAGGATGATGATGAGAACACCCTGCATGAGATGTTTAATGATCAACAAGACGCAATGTTGATTTGTGCCACTCTGCACAACCTCGCTTCACGGTCACTGCCTCGGACGTTTTGCCTGTCCAGCGCATTTATTCAAAGCAAGTAGTCTAGTTTATCCCCAGTGGAGGGGAGTTTTGGTACATGGTGGGTGGCCCTTCTCCCACTACCTGCTATGCCTTGTTAGAATGATGAATGAGACACCAGTCTCTCATATCATCAAACACCAAATTCTAGCTGCATATTAAACCAGAGTTGACCACTCTCTGAGGATAGGGCTCACTATAAAACAGCACTTAGACAGCATTAATGCCCTAAGTGACATTCCTAAGGCAGAAGGCTTTCATTTAGCTATAGGCTCTTTAAAGTGAGGTCACTCTGGCCTTGCAAGTTGGCTtatgttttgaccagggcccaggcaCTCCGGAGGCAGtatgttttgaccagggcccaggcaCTCGGGAGGCAGtatgttttgaccagggcccaggcaCTTGGAGGCAGtatgttttgaccagggcccaggaaCTCCGGAGGCAGtatgttttgaccagggcccaggcaCTCGGGAGGCAGtatgttttgaccagggcccaggcaCTCGGGAGGCAGtatgttttgaccagggcccaggcaCTTGGAGGCAGtatgttttgaccagggcccaggaaCTCGGGAGGCAGtatgttttgaccagggcccaggcaCTCGGGAGGCAGtatgttttgaccagggcccaggcaGAGATAAGGATGAGCATATAACGAATGTCTTGTATGTGGAAGGGGGCAGATTGTTCCCAACCTCTCAGAGGAGCGTGTCTGTCTCCCAAtatgtctgtctactgtctattaaaCCTTCAATAGAGCAGGTGTTCAACTTATCTGATTTTCTACACCTTGAGCAAATTCACGATTCCCTCTCAGGCTGTGGATGAGAGTTAAGGATGAGTGTCTCTGACCTGTGGCTGTGGATGAGTGTTATGGATGAGTGTCTCTGACCTGTGGCTGTGGATGAGTGTTATGGATGAGTGTCTCTGACCTGTGACTGTGGATGAGTGTTATGGATGAGTGTCTCTGACCTGTAGCTGTGGATGAGTGTTATGGATGAGTGTCTCTGACCTGTGGCTTTGGATGAGTGTTAAGGATGAGTGTCTCTGACCTGTGGCTTTGGATGAGGTCTAGGGATAAGACATATGGATGATTGTCGGGCTGACATCTGACCTGTGGCTGTGGATCAGTGTTAAAGATACCTGTGACTGTGGATGAGTGCATTGAAGGCCAGTTATGGATGAGCATTATAGATACCTGTGACTGTGGATGAGTGCATTGAAGGCCAGTTATGGATGGCCAGTTGTGGCTGTGGATGAGTGTTATAGATACCTGTGGCTGTGGATGAGTGTTATAGATACCTGTGGCTGTGGATGAGTGTTATAGATACCTGTGGCTGTGGATGAGCGTTATAGATACCTGTGGCTGTGGATGAGTGCGTTGAAGGCCAGGCCGTCGGCCCAGCTGGAGGAGAAGTTGACCACATTGACGTGGGGATAGTCCTTGGTGGACTGGCGCACCCAGCTAAGCAGAATCTTCTCACTGTTGGTCTGCTGTAGGCCTGCCATCACATCCTTCATCACATCCtttacctggagagagagagagatagagagagagagcgaaagatgaagagagagaaagagtagagaggagagatgagagagaagagaaagagagagagagagagagagagagagagagaaagagagagaaagagggagagaaagagagagagaaagagacagacagacagacagacagacagacagacagacagacagacagacagacagacagacagacagacagacagacagacagacagacagttatgagaaacagtgtctgacagaccaataaacctgcacatgtcctctactgtatgcttattgttattgttgaatgtatggttatattgacccttggttattgttgttactgttgtcccgttgacaatttttgattctcatttgtatttatttttatattgtaaatatccaaagtaagctttggcaatatgtacattgttacgtcatgccaataaagcgaattgaattgaattgaaacagagagagagagacagacagagtcaaGACAGAAACACAAATTTGCAAAGGACGCAAATAGTCCAGATGTCAGACAGATGTCTGGAGACATATGGAATCAAGGAGACATAATGTCCTCAACACCACCGCTCACACTACAACATTCCACCTAGACAGGCTTAACAATATGTATCTACTGAAGTACATGATGACAGGAGTTGGGAGATATTACCAATGAGGCAGGAACTTCCTGTTAAAGCAACTTCTCTACACGTCCTGCAATAGTTTTAGGAAGAGTTCGgattcactcacacactcacagccacacacacgcacgcacgcacgcacgcacgcacgcacacacacacacacacacacacacacacacacacacacacacacacacacacaggtacacgtGAGTGCGCACACAGTTAGCTATTTGAGTGCCAGTTCTGGAACATCTCTGCCCAGCTCTAGGGGGAAGGAGTGAAGAAGTACCCCACTGGTATGTCTGGTAAAGCTGTATTACTGATACCTATCTTACCATCACCTATCCATCCCCTATCGTATCCACACACACATGAAAAGCTTCCACTGGTATGTCTGGTAAAGCTGTATTACTGATACCTATCTTACCATCACCTATCCATCACCTAtcgtatccacacacacacacacagagatgtaatATCTTACCATCACCTATCCATCAGCTGTATATCCAACTCAGACTCATCCCCAGTCAACCGGGAACATTCtggaacattagctaagattccctTTAAGTTCTAGTTTTATCTAACAGCAGGATAACATCCCAAAAACATTCAGAGAATTTATTTATTAAATCTATATAGTTGAAAAACTTTTTTAGGTGaaatatccttggaatgttctcctaacattcAGTAAACTGTTGTGCATTACATCTGTAACAGCCACCACATGTTGGTGTGTTTAGGGTTTAGGGTGCAAAAACACTGATGTTACAGGgatgttcccagaacacattaCATCTGTAACAGCCACCACATGTTGGTGTGTTTAGGGTTTAGGGTGCAAAAACACTGATGTTACAGGgatgttcccagaacacattaCATCTGTAACAGCCACCACATGTTGGTGTGTTTAGGGTTTAGGGTGCAAAAACACTGATGTTACAGGgatgttcccagaacacattaCATCTGTAACAGCCACCACATGTTGGTGTGTTTAGGGTTTAGGGTGCAAAAACACTGATGTTACAGGgatgttcccagaacacatttcatctgttctttaaaggttcccagaatgtttcattaggttgtgggaacagtctagTGGAAACAatgtggggacatcacaaaagacagattcccaaaacacaaaaactgtccaattgtgtggatgattctacaatgtttattttagggtgcaaaaaaacattcacctgatgttacaagaacattcccagaacacattttgtct encodes:
- the LOC115181727 gene encoding dystrophin-like, with amino-acid sequence VKDVMKDVMAGLQQTNSEKILLSWVRQSTKDYPHVNVVNFSSSWADGLAFNALIHSHRPELFDWSIVEKQKSAMERLDHAFSKAEQTLGIDRLLDAEDVAVLHPDKKSVIMYITSLFQVLPQGVTMEAIQEVETLPRTIVKQEEHFTIQTQQRYSQQ